The DNA window TTTACGAACCACATCACGCTCCGGCTGATGCGCCACGCCGCCTCGCTCGATTTGGTCACCTTTGAAGATCCGGCCTTCCAGGACAAACTCGAGCGGGCCCGGCGGCAGACCACAGACCGGCTCTCGATGCTGTTTCTAGTGGCTAGTCTCGGCCAGCAGGCACTGTCGCTACTGGCCATGTCGGCCTCGGTGATCGCCTTTTCGCCGCTTTTCTTCGCCTGTCTGGTGATTTCGCTGGTTCCGGTCTTCTGGTCCGAAAGCCATTTCGCCGCGATGGCCTATTCTCTGCTCTACCGCTGGACTCCAGAACGCCGCCAGATTGACTACCTCCGCCTGCTCGGCGCAAGCCACACCACGGCCAAAGAAGTGAAGATCTTCGGCCTCTCCGGCTACCTGATCGACCGGGTGGACGAGTTGTTCCAGCGCTTCTACGCCGAGAACCGCCAACTGGCCGTACGCCGGGCGACCGTGAATTACCTCTGGGGTCTGCTGCCGAGCGGCGCCTATTACGCGAGCTACGTCTACATCCTGCAGCAGACCATCGCCCGGGCAATCAGCGTCGGCGATCTGATCTTTTTGACCCGAGCTTTCTCCAATTGCCGCTCGCTGTTGAGCCAGATCTTCCAGAATCTGAGCCGGGTGGCCGAACAGGCGCTCTATGTCCGCGACCTGTTCGAATTCTTCGATACGAAGCCAGCCTTGCCGGTGTCGCCGCATGCGCTGCCCGCACCGCGGCCCATCCGCGATGGCTTCGTTTTCGACAAAGTGGAGTTCGCCTACCCGGGCGCGACGAAAAATGTCCTGAACGGCATCAGCTTCCATCTGGCGCCAGGCGAGAAAATCGCCCTCCTCGGCGAGAACGGCGCGGGCAAAACGACGCTCGTGAAGCTGCTGTGCCGCCTCTACGACCCTACCGGCGGCTGCATTCTGCTGGACGGGGTGGACCTCCGCGAATACGACCCCGAATCCCTGCGCCGCGAGATTGGCGTCATCTTCCAGGACTTCCTGAAGTACGACGCGATTGCCCGCGACAACATCGGCTTTGGCGCCATCGATGCGATGGGCGACGTTCCAGCGATTGGACGGGCCAGCGAGAAGAGCTACGCCGATTCCGTCATCTCCACTCTCGCCAGCGGTTACGACACGATGCTCGGCCGGCGCTTTGAAGGCGGCGTTGAGCTATCGCAGGGCCAATGGCAGAAAATCGCGCTCGCCCGGGCCTACATGCGCGACGCGCAACTGTTGATCCTCGACGAGCCCACCGCCTCGCTCGATGCGCGTGCCGAGTACGAAGTGTTTGAGCGATTTGCGAATCTGACGGCCGGCAAGTCGGCCGTTCTGATCTCGCATCGCTTCTCTACGGTGCGCATGGCAGACCAGATTCTGGTGCTCGAAAACGGCCGCATTCTCGAACAAGGGACGCATTCCGGCTTGCTCGCCCTGGGAAATCGCTACGCCGAACTCTTTGAGCTGCAAGCTGCCGGATATCGATGAATACAATGGAAGGATCGATGACTGTGCCTGAAGTGGATCTCAAGAAGACCGTCAACCTGCCGAAAACCTCCTTCGCGATGAAGGCGAATTTGCCGCAGAACGAACCGAAAATGCTCGCCCGCTGGCGCGATATGGACCTCTACGCGCGCATTCGAGCCTCGCGTGCCAGTTCCCCCGAATACGTCCTCCACGATGGGCCGCCCTATGCAAACGGCAACATTCACCTCGGCCACGCGTTCAACAAACTGCTGAAGGACTTCGTCGTCAAGTCGAAGACCATGGCCGGTTACGACTCGCCCTATGTCCCCGGCTTTGATTGCCACGGCCTGCCGATCGAGATCAAAGTGGATGGGCAGCTCGGTGCAAAAAAGGCGCAGATGACGACGGTACAGATCCGTCAGGCCTGCCGTCGCTATGCCGACAAGTATGTCGGCCTGCAGACCGAAGACTTCCAGCGCCTCGGCATCTTTGGACGCTGGGACAACGTTTATAAGACGATGGACGCGCCGTATCAGGCCGCCATCGCACGCGCCTTTGTCGACTTCTACGACCAGGGCTACGTCTATAAGGGCCTGAAGCCGGTGAACTGGTGTCTGCACTGCCAGACCACGCTCGCAGAAGCAGAGGTCGAATACGCAGACCATGTCTCGCCGTCGATCTATGTTCGCTTCCACCTGCAAGGCGATCCGGCAACAATCCATCCTGCACTGGCAGGCAAGCAGGTCTATGGACTGATCTGGACCACCACCCCCTGGACCATCCCGGCGAACATGGCGATCAGCTTCCATCCGCGCTATGAGTATGTCGCCAATCAAGTGGGTGACGCCGTCTACATCGTCGCCCAGGGCCTGCTCGAAGCAGTCACCAAAGAACTCGGCTGGCCTGAGCCGCAGATCCTCGGCACCTTTGATGGCTCGACACTCGACAAGGCCGTCTTCCGCCATCCTTTTCTAGAGCGCGAATCGCTCGGCCTGGTTGGCGATCACGTCACCCTCGAAGCCGGCACCGGCGCCGTGCACACCGCTCCCGGCCACGGTATGGAAGACTTTATCGTCTCGCAGCTCTATGGCATCCCCACCTATTGCCCGGTGGACGCAGCAGGCCGCTTCTTCCATGCGGAAGGAGCCAGCGGCACACTGCCCG is part of the Bryobacter aggregatus MPL3 genome and encodes:
- a CDS encoding ABC transporter ATP-binding protein, which translates into the protein MRKAQPAGEPKTWRERAQALRHLPPLLAEVWQTKPIYAFSSLLCRALSAFLPVAILYVSKLLVDEVVGLATNQPGVSTTHLWRLLALELALVLASDLLSRLMGLCDSLLADLFTNHITLRLMRHAASLDLVTFEDPAFQDKLERARRQTTDRLSMLFLVASLGQQALSLLAMSASVIAFSPLFFACLVISLVPVFWSESHFAAMAYSLLYRWTPERRQIDYLRLLGASHTTAKEVKIFGLSGYLIDRVDELFQRFYAENRQLAVRRATVNYLWGLLPSGAYYASYVYILQQTIARAISVGDLIFLTRAFSNCRSLLSQIFQNLSRVAEQALYVRDLFEFFDTKPALPVSPHALPAPRPIRDGFVFDKVEFAYPGATKNVLNGISFHLAPGEKIALLGENGAGKTTLVKLLCRLYDPTGGCILLDGVDLREYDPESLRREIGVIFQDFLKYDAIARDNIGFGAIDAMGDVPAIGRASEKSYADSVISTLASGYDTMLGRRFEGGVELSQGQWQKIALARAYMRDAQLLILDEPTASLDARAEYEVFERFANLTAGKSAVLISHRFSTVRMADQILVLENGRILEQGTHSGLLALGNRYAELFELQAAGYR